A window of Mobiluncus massiliensis genomic DNA:
CCGTGAACGAAGCGACTGCGTCGGAAACACCAATCTTCTTGACCTGACGCAATGTCACCGGAATCGTAGCGGCAGACGAGGATGTCCCCAAAGCGGTTGCGTAGGCGGGCAGCATCGTGACCAGAGCCTTGAACGGATTGACCCCGAAGGCCAAACCACCGACCAGGTACAGACTGACCAGGATAATGACCTCCAGTACCAAAACCAGGATGACCACCACTGCCAGCACGGCGATAACGTTGTAGACCTCCCCGGTCTTTGTCATGTTGAGGAAGATACCGAAGATGTGAATCGGCAGCAGGGGGATGATGACTTTTTCAATCAACTTAATGATGATGGCGCGGAACTCCACAAAAGCACGGCGCAGCGTGCCGCGGGACACCATAGACAAACCGATGCCCATGATAAAGGACAAAATGAGCGCACCCAGCACGGAAATCGGGGCGGGAATCTCCAAAGTCACCGCGGGGGCAATGTTGGAAGCCGAAGGATCCGCAACGGAAGCTAAGGAACCCTTGCGCAAGAAGTTGGGCAGTACGCTCTCAGAAATGCCGTAGGTCAAGAACCCGGAATACATCGTCGAGATGTAGGCAACCAAAGCGGTCAGCCCCAACCACTTCGCTGAACCGGAACCGAGGTCAGCAATAGCGGGGGTCACCAGCCCGATAATAATGAGCGGGATACAGAAGTTCAGGAACTGACCGAACAAAGAATTGAAAGTGGCGAAAACCACAACGAAGGGCTCGGGAACGAAAAGCCCGAAAACGATGCCCAGGACAATCGCAATGACAACCCAGAGCAAGATGCCACCCTTTTTGAAAATATTCACAATAGACTGCATTCCTGCATTAAACCACACTTTTTACATACCCTTTTCATTCGGTCACTTCACCTCCGCTAACCAGGACTCAGGGTGTGCAAACCTGACGATGACCAGATTCCGCTCACTGGAGGGTCGGTCAGTCAATTCAGAGGCGGGTTTAATTTGGATAGGCCAGTGCTATCCAGTAAGATGGATGCTTGG
This region includes:
- a CDS encoding dicarboxylate/amino acid:cation symporter gives rise to the protein MQSIVNIFKKGGILLWVVIAIVLGIVFGLFVPEPFVVVFATFNSLFGQFLNFCIPLIIIGLVTPAIADLGSGSAKWLGLTALVAYISTMYSGFLTYGISESVLPNFLRKGSLASVADPSASNIAPAVTLEIPAPISVLGALILSFIMGIGLSMVSRGTLRRAFVEFRAIIIKLIEKVIIPLLPIHIFGIFLNMTKTGEVYNVIAVLAVVVILVLVLEVIILVSLYLVGGLAFGVNPFKALVTMLPAYATALGTSSSAATIPVTLRQVKKIGVSDAVASFTVPLCATIHLAGSTSKITAFALAIIMTSDIKVSVAQFVGFIFMLGVTMVAAPGVPGGAIMAATGILSSMLGFNDAQVALMIASYIALDPFGTATNVTGDGAIAMLMARFSSGKIDDNDKEIAQSFAGENHFDSDKYLEDVK